AACACTGCTGTTTCCGGCGCAAAAGACCCTGTCAAAATGGCGAAAGCAATGAAACTTGCCATTGAGGCAGGTCGATTAGGGTATGAAGCAGGAAGAATCGCAAAAAATGATTACGCGATAGCAAGCAGCCCAATTGAAGGATTGAGCATTGGATGAATGAACGTTATTCACGACAAGAACTTTTTGGCCCCATAGGGGAAGAAGGGCAATTGAAAATTCTCAAAAAACATGTTTTGGTGATTGGAGCGGGTGCTCTCGGTACGGGAAGTGCAGAAGGTCTTGTACGAGCAGGGATTGGGAAACTCACCATTGTGGACAGAGATTATGTAGAGTGGAGCAACCTTCAAAGACAACAGCTTTATTGTGAAGATGATGCTAAAAAAAGGATACCGAAAGCAGTGGCAGCAAAGAATCGTTTGAAGGCGCTAAATTCGGACGTTATCGTAAAATCGCATGTGGCGGATGTCTCGGTAGATGAATTGGCGAAGCTTGTTGAAGGCGTGGATCTAATATTGGATGCCACAGATAATTTCGATACCAGGATGCTTATAAACGATACTGCGCAAAAATATAATATACCTTGGATTTACGGTGCCTGTGTAGGGAGTTATGGGATAAGTTACACGATAATCCCAGAGGCGACACCATGTTTGAATTGTTTGCTGGAAACGGTTCCAATTGGAGGACTGACATGTGATACGGCGGGGATCATCAGCCCTGCTGTTCAAACGGTCGTTGCCCATCAACTGGCGGAAGCATTGAAAATCCTTGTGGAAGATTTTGGATCACTAAGAAACAAAATCGTTTCATTTGATCTTTGGAAAAATGAATATTCATCCATAAATGTAGCGCAATTAAAAAAAGATTCTTGTTTGTCATGCGGGTCAAATCGAACGTACCCCCATCTCTCCTATTCAAATCGAACGAAAACAGCCGTTTTATGCGGAAGGGATTCTGTCCAGATTCGGCCGGCGATGAATCTTGAAAGAGACTTAGCGGAAATCGAAAAAAATCTTCTCGCACAAGGTGGTAAGATCGTCAGGAATCCTTATTTACTTTCATTTACGATCGGAACCCATCGGTTGGTCATTTTTAAAGATGGGCGGGCGTTGATTCATGGAACAAAAGATATTTCCGAAGCAAAAACGTTATATCATCGTTATATTGGCTGAACTGTAATCATGGAATGACAAAGACT
This sequence is a window from Brevibacillus sp. JNUCC-41. Protein-coding genes within it:
- a CDS encoding thiazole biosynthesis adenylyltransferase ThiF — its product is MNERYSRQELFGPIGEEGQLKILKKHVLVIGAGALGTGSAEGLVRAGIGKLTIVDRDYVEWSNLQRQQLYCEDDAKKRIPKAVAAKNRLKALNSDVIVKSHVADVSVDELAKLVEGVDLILDATDNFDTRMLINDTAQKYNIPWIYGACVGSYGISYTIIPEATPCLNCLLETVPIGGLTCDTAGIISPAVQTVVAHQLAEALKILVEDFGSLRNKIVSFDLWKNEYSSINVAQLKKDSCLSCGSNRTYPHLSYSNRTKTAVLCGRDSVQIRPAMNLERDLAEIEKNLLAQGGKIVRNPYLLSFTIGTHRLVIFKDGRALIHGTKDISEAKTLYHRYIG